Proteins from a single region of Pacificitalea manganoxidans:
- a CDS encoding hybrid sensor histidine kinase/response regulator, producing the protein MTETVIAPDNTQGPAQPVQYAAIAILAPYGRDAAVARELLAADGIAGIVVPSMDRLVALMRDQIGAVLLTEEALSHPGIEQLQTVLSEQPPWSDIPFIVLANGAAGARSTQARVRMDTLGNAVLLSRPLHSEELLRAVRSALTARRRQYEARERMEELQLRERQLRDSEAKFHAIANSVDQMIWTTLPDGYHDYYNERWYEFTGVPRGSTDGEAWNGMFHPEDQDRAWEIWRRALATGEHYEIEYRLRHHTGEYRWVLGRANAVRNAQGVIQRWYGSCTDIHDEVLAREATVDNLTRQRDSAWNLSLDLMVVISEDARLEAISDACTRLLGWDSKELIGEHLLKLTHPDEAETSMAVFQSIFDKPLSEPHESRVLHRDGSYRWFAWTASGHQGRIYAAGRDVTERRAKDEALASAEAALRQSQKLDMIGQLTGGVAHDFNNLLMAIRSSLDLLRRRLPPGDDGAVRYLDNAIKATDRGAGLTQRMLAFARQQDLRADIVDVGVIVPDLRDLLQRSLGPQVEIVLTIAADLPRAVIDTNQLEMAILNLAVNGRDAMEGVGQLTLAVDTVDADADGDLTPGAYVQIAVSDTGSGMDAATLARAMEPFFTTKGVGKGTGLGLSMVHGLAKQSGGTFRMDSTPGKGTVARIFLPVAAEDQLAASAANAAAAAEPRATTIPPKDRLTILAVDDDILVSMGTVGLLEDLGHEVIEVHSGKDALAAMNSRSDIDLLITDHAMPRMTGVELAQQVRAMRPDMPIILATGYADMPEGGAECITARLEKPFSDAALARLLSELT; encoded by the coding sequence GTGACCGAAACCGTGATCGCGCCGGACAACACGCAAGGACCGGCCCAGCCGGTCCAATACGCGGCAATCGCGATTTTGGCGCCCTATGGACGGGACGCAGCGGTGGCACGGGAATTGCTGGCAGCCGATGGCATCGCCGGGATCGTCGTGCCGTCGATGGACAGGCTGGTGGCGCTGATGCGCGATCAGATCGGCGCCGTGCTGCTGACCGAAGAGGCGTTGAGCCACCCCGGCATCGAGCAGTTGCAGACGGTGCTGAGCGAGCAGCCGCCTTGGTCCGATATCCCGTTCATCGTGCTGGCAAACGGCGCTGCCGGGGCGCGGTCCACCCAAGCTCGCGTGCGGATGGATACGCTTGGCAATGCAGTGTTGCTGTCGCGTCCGCTCCATTCCGAGGAATTGCTGCGCGCGGTCCGCTCCGCCCTCACCGCCCGGCGCCGCCAATACGAGGCGCGCGAGCGGATGGAGGAGCTGCAGCTGCGCGAACGCCAGCTGCGGGACAGCGAGGCAAAATTCCACGCCATCGCCAATTCCGTCGATCAGATGATCTGGACGACCCTGCCCGACGGCTACCACGATTATTACAATGAACGTTGGTATGAATTCACCGGCGTGCCGCGCGGCTCCACCGATGGCGAAGCGTGGAACGGCATGTTTCACCCCGAGGATCAGGATCGGGCGTGGGAGATCTGGCGCCGCGCTTTGGCGACGGGCGAGCATTACGAAATCGAATACCGCCTGCGTCACCATACGGGGGAATATCGCTGGGTTCTGGGCCGGGCCAACGCGGTGCGCAACGCCCAAGGCGTGATCCAGCGGTGGTATGGATCGTGCACCGACATTCACGACGAGGTCCTTGCCCGCGAAGCCACGGTCGATAACCTGACCCGGCAGCGTGACAGCGCGTGGAACCTCTCTCTCGACCTGATGGTCGTGATCTCCGAAGACGCCCGGCTCGAAGCGATCAGCGACGCCTGCACCCGGCTTCTGGGGTGGGACAGCAAGGAACTGATCGGGGAGCACCTGCTGAAGCTTACTCACCCCGACGAAGCCGAAACATCGATGGCGGTCTTCCAGTCGATCTTTGACAAACCGCTGTCGGAGCCTCACGAGTCGCGGGTCCTGCACCGGGATGGCAGCTATCGCTGGTTTGCTTGGACCGCGTCGGGCCATCAGGGCCGGATTTATGCGGCCGGGCGCGATGTGACCGAACGCCGGGCCAAGGATGAGGCATTGGCAAGCGCCGAGGCCGCCCTGCGGCAAAGCCAGAAGCTCGACATGATCGGGCAATTGACCGGCGGCGTCGCGCATGACTTCAACAACCTGCTGATGGCGATCCGGTCGAGCCTCGATCTGCTGCGCCGCAGACTTCCGCCGGGCGATGACGGCGCGGTGCGGTATCTCGATAACGCGATCAAGGCGACCGATCGTGGCGCGGGCCTGACCCAGCGGATGCTGGCCTTTGCGCGGCAGCAGGATCTGCGCGCCGATATCGTCGATGTCGGTGTGATCGTGCCGGACCTGCGCGACCTGTTGCAGCGGTCGCTGGGGCCGCAGGTGGAAATCGTGCTGACCATCGCGGCGGACCTGCCGCGCGCAGTGATCGACACGAACCAACTTGAAATGGCCATTCTGAACCTTGCCGTGAACGGGCGCGACGCGATGGAAGGCGTGGGTCAACTGACGCTTGCTGTCGATACCGTCGATGCGGATGCGGATGGCGATCTGACCCCCGGAGCCTATGTGCAGATTGCCGTGTCCGATACCGGCTCTGGCATGGATGCTGCCACACTGGCCCGCGCGATGGAGCCGTTTTTCACGACCAAGGGCGTGGGCAAGGGCACCGGCCTTGGCCTGTCGATGGTGCATGGTCTGGCCAAGCAATCAGGAGGCACCTTCCGTATGGACAGCACCCCCGGCAAAGGCACCGTTGCACGGATCTTCCTGCCCGTGGCCGCTGAGGACCAGCTTGCCGCCAGTGCCGCCAACGCCGCCGCCGCGGCGGAGCCCCGCGCCACCACCATCCCGCCGAAAGACCGGCTGACCATCCTTGCCGTCGATGACGACATTCTGGTGTCGATGGGCACGGTGGGTCTGTTGGAGGATCTGGGCCACGAGGTGATCGAGGTCCATTCCGGCAAGGATGCGCTGGCCGCCATGAACAGCCGCAGCGATATCGACCTGCTCATCACCGACCACGCCATGCCGCGCATGACCGGCGTCGAATTGGCCCAGCAGGTGCGCGCCATGCGTCCCGATATGCCGATTATCCTAGCGACCGGCTATGCCGATATGCCCGAGGGCGGTGCCGAATGCATCACTGCCCGGCTGGAGAAACCGTTCTCCGACGCTGCGCTGGCCCGGCTTCTGTCGGAACTGACCTGA
- a CDS encoding ATPase domain-containing protein — MEHSTHFDAGPRIATGTSGLDTILQGGLTPSRLYLLEGTPGSGKTTLALKFLLEGRASGERGLYITLSETEDELLAVARSHGWDLANIDLFEMIAEDEFGIANEQSLLHPSDVELGETVRGVIERVEATAPVRVVLDSLSELRLLAQNPLRYRRQILALKHFFARRNCTVFVLDDRTAEPEDLQLHSIAHGVISLEQLANDFGAERRRLRVVKMRGLKYRGGYHDFTIEHGGICVYPRLVASDHHRSFSVEPVTTGLPGLDALLGDGLNPGTNALLTGPAGVGKTTTAVRCLIAALKRGQNAAYYLFDERLSTLMLRSRALGMDLQPYIDNGQLMIRQIDPAELSPGEFASAVRVAVEEDSATVVVIDSLNAYLHAMPSDNFLVLQMHELLSYLSQQGVVTLMILGQHGVMGELRSDVDISYLADTVMLLRFFEAQGQVRKSISVIKTRTSDHERTIREFTIDRQGITIGEPIHNFSGLLSGSPVYQRPDPALMPAQTSDRVAGE, encoded by the coding sequence ATGGAACACTCCACCCATTTCGACGCCGGACCCCGTATCGCCACGGGCACGTCCGGCCTGGATACGATCCTGCAGGGTGGTCTGACCCCCAGCCGGCTGTATTTGCTGGAAGGCACGCCCGGCTCCGGCAAAACGACGCTGGCGCTGAAATTCCTGCTAGAGGGCCGCGCTTCGGGGGAACGCGGGCTCTACATCACCTTGTCGGAAACCGAGGATGAATTGCTGGCGGTGGCCCGGTCGCATGGCTGGGATCTGGCCAATATCGATCTGTTCGAGATGATCGCCGAGGATGAATTCGGGATCGCCAACGAACAATCCCTGCTGCATCCGAGCGATGTGGAACTGGGCGAGACCGTGCGCGGCGTCATCGAGCGGGTGGAAGCCACCGCGCCCGTGCGCGTCGTTCTGGATAGCCTGTCGGAATTGCGGCTTCTGGCGCAGAACCCGCTGCGCTACCGCCGCCAGATCCTTGCGCTTAAACATTTCTTTGCGCGGCGTAACTGCACGGTATTCGTGCTGGATGACCGCACGGCGGAGCCCGAAGATCTGCAATTGCACTCGATCGCCCATGGCGTGATTTCGCTGGAGCAGCTTGCCAATGATTTCGGGGCCGAGCGCCGCCGCCTGCGTGTGGTGAAGATGCGTGGCCTCAAATATCGGGGCGGTTACCATGACTTCACCATCGAGCATGGCGGCATCTGCGTGTATCCCCGGCTTGTGGCCTCCGATCATCATCGTTCCTTCTCGGTCGAGCCGGTGACAACAGGTCTGCCCGGTCTGGACGCGCTTCTGGGGGACGGGTTGAACCCCGGCACCAATGCGCTGCTCACGGGACCGGCGGGCGTGGGCAAGACGACAACCGCAGTGCGCTGCCTGATCGCGGCGCTGAAACGCGGGCAGAACGCGGCCTATTATCTGTTTGATGAGCGGCTTTCGACGCTGATGCTGCGGTCGCGCGCGCTTGGCATGGATTTGCAGCCCTATATCGACAATGGGCAGCTTATGATCCGGCAGATCGATCCGGCAGAACTGTCTCCGGGGGAATTTGCCAGCGCGGTTCGGGTCGCGGTCGAGGAGGACAGCGCAACCGTTGTCGTGATCGATAGCCTCAACGCCTACCTGCATGCGATGCCCAGCGACAATTTCCTCGTGCTGCAAATGCACGAATTGCTGAGCTACCTGTCGCAGCAGGGTGTCGTGACGCTGATGATCCTTGGCCAGCATGGCGTGATGGGCGAGCTGCGCAGCGATGTCGATATCAGCTACCTTGCCGACACCGTGATGCTGCTGCGGTTCTTCGAGGCGCAGGGTCAGGTGCGTAAATCGATCTCGGTCATCAAGACGCGGACCTCCGATCACGAACGGACGATCCGGGAATTCACGATCGACCGTCAGGGCATTACCATTGGCGAGCCGATCCACAACTTTTCGGGTTTGCTGTCCGGAAGCCCCGTCTACCAGCGGCCCGATCCCGCGCTGATGCCTGCGCAGACCTCTGACCGGGTTGCGGGCGAGTGA
- a CDS encoding OsmC family protein, producing MPPSKATDILGNRPEPLIYDASGSAAHLSTEADQPHRCRMLAWSLSGFQKAAVIGNATTGRAWHMASDEGPNLNGWDAAPPPLGFLTVGLATAFAEEIQQLASNRGMATGALQIAVDNYYSVTGSMRARTMFGGALPFSVAVGTEYDVDDLDLFQLVRDGVHVSSVAGLFRDQTQGRFRVILNGTEIELSHPAPLGVVADPVDQCHATSAAAHGEALLASDGWSTKSTGAAPLHVLAAGETRANGSLALRQELKAPCGSAWRFVAGGAAAPDALSYVSAGIGFCFMTQLEILAAMHDVPVDALRLVQDTAFGPGGATGGTGKSPGFAPVETHLFVDAPRATAAQVSELVDLAERACYLHALCRTSVKPLVRSAGTKRKAS from the coding sequence ATGCCGCCGAGCAAAGCGACCGATATTCTGGGCAACCGGCCCGAGCCTCTGATCTACGATGCCAGCGGCAGTGCCGCGCATCTTTCCACCGAGGCGGATCAGCCGCACCGATGCCGGATGCTGGCGTGGTCGCTGTCGGGGTTTCAGAAGGCCGCTGTAATCGGCAACGCCACGACGGGCCGTGCGTGGCATATGGCCAGCGACGAGGGGCCGAACCTGAATGGCTGGGATGCCGCACCGCCGCCACTGGGGTTTCTGACCGTCGGGTTGGCTACGGCATTTGCCGAAGAAATCCAGCAGCTTGCGTCCAATCGCGGGATGGCGACCGGCGCGTTGCAGATCGCCGTCGATAATTACTATTCCGTCACCGGGTCGATGCGTGCACGCACGATGTTTGGCGGTGCGCTGCCTTTCTCCGTCGCGGTCGGGACCGAATATGACGTGGACGATCTCGACCTGTTCCAACTGGTTCGGGACGGGGTGCATGTGTCGTCCGTCGCCGGGCTGTTCCGGGATCAGACACAGGGCCGGTTCCGGGTCATCCTGAACGGGACCGAAATCGAACTGTCCCATCCCGCGCCGCTGGGCGTTGTCGCCGACCCGGTCGACCAGTGCCACGCCACATCTGCTGCGGCTCATGGTGAGGCTCTGCTCGCCTCGGACGGCTGGTCCACAAAATCCACCGGTGCCGCGCCGCTGCATGTGCTTGCGGCGGGGGAGACACGCGCCAATGGGTCACTAGCCCTGCGGCAAGAATTGAAGGCGCCCTGCGGCAGCGCGTGGCGCTTCGTCGCCGGGGGCGCAGCGGCGCCCGATGCGCTAAGCTATGTGTCGGCGGGGATCGGTTTTTGCTTTATGACGCAACTGGAAATCCTCGCCGCGATGCATGACGTGCCCGTCGACGCGCTGCGCTTGGTGCAGGACACGGCATTCGGTCCCGGCGGTGCCACGGGCGGCACCGGCAAGAGCCCCGGCTTCGCGCCTGTCGAAACGCATCTGTTCGTGGATGCGCCTCGGGCCACGGCCGCGCAGGTTTCGGAACTTGTCGACCTCGCGGAACGCGCGTGCTATCTGCACGCCCTCTGCCGGACCTCCGTGAAGCCGCTGGTGCGAAGTGCGGGGACGAAGCGCAAGGCAAGCTGA
- a CDS encoding TRAP transporter large permease → MTGLELGSISLLVMIVLIYMGMHVAIALASVSFVALWLYKGNVMLALSLSTLVTKDAIASYSFGVVPLFVLMGMFVNEAGLGRDIYTVAHSAFRKLNGGLGIATVAANAVFAAITGISIASAAIFTRIAVPEMMRYGHTARFSVGVVAGSSVLGMLIPPSVLLIVYGLIAEVSIADMFTAGILPGLVLAALYCIVILAMCRFMPGFTGQARVADDQPGLGLLASLRLLGPAILLIVLVLGGIYGGVFTPTEAGAAGAFAAMVIAAAKRRLSPRVLWRLASDTGRVTAAILFLIIAASMYSRMLGVLGIPSLLAEKLNGMEAGFAIVLLIYVALMIFLGTILDSTSIILLLVPLFIPAFATYDVNLVWLGVVTVIGVEIGLLTPPLGIACFVIKGALEDKSIGLKTIFVGALPFALTMGLALLIVILFPALTLSN, encoded by the coding sequence ATGACCGGACTTGAACTGGGCTCGATCTCCCTTCTGGTGATGATCGTGCTGATCTACATGGGGATGCATGTCGCGATCGCGCTGGCCTCCGTCTCCTTTGTCGCGCTGTGGCTCTACAAGGGCAACGTGATGCTGGCGTTGTCGCTTTCCACGCTGGTGACCAAGGATGCGATCGCGTCCTACTCCTTTGGGGTCGTGCCGTTGTTCGTGTTGATGGGGATGTTCGTCAACGAGGCAGGATTGGGCCGGGACATCTACACCGTCGCGCATTCGGCCTTTCGCAAGCTGAACGGCGGGCTTGGCATCGCGACGGTCGCGGCGAATGCCGTCTTTGCCGCCATCACCGGGATTTCCATTGCCTCTGCCGCGATCTTCACCCGCATCGCGGTGCCGGAGATGATGCGCTACGGCCATACCGCGCGGTTCTCCGTGGGGGTCGTCGCGGGGTCGTCCGTTCTGGGCATGCTGATCCCGCCGTCGGTGCTGCTCATCGTCTACGGTCTGATCGCCGAGGTTTCGATCGCCGACATGTTCACCGCCGGCATCCTGCCGGGTCTCGTGCTGGCGGCGCTCTATTGCATCGTCATCCTTGCCATGTGCCGGTTCATGCCGGGCTTTACCGGGCAGGCGCGCGTGGCCGACGATCAACCGGGGCTTGGGCTGCTGGCCTCCCTGCGGTTGCTGGGGCCTGCGATCTTGCTGATCGTTCTGGTGCTGGGCGGGATCTATGGCGGCGTGTTCACCCCGACCGAAGCCGGTGCCGCCGGGGCCTTTGCCGCAATGGTCATCGCCGCCGCCAAGCGCCGCCTGTCGCCGCGCGTGTTGTGGCGGCTGGCGTCGGATACCGGGCGGGTGACGGCTGCGATCCTGTTTCTGATCATCGCGGCAAGCATGTATTCGCGGATGCTGGGTGTGCTGGGCATTCCATCGCTGCTGGCGGAGAAGCTCAACGGGATGGAGGCAGGCTTTGCCATTGTGCTGCTGATCTATGTGGCGCTGATGATCTTCCTCGGCACGATCCTCGATTCCACCTCGATCATCCTGCTGCTGGTGCCGCTCTTCATTCCTGCCTTCGCGACCTATGATGTCAATCTGGTCTGGCTGGGCGTCGTCACCGTGATCGGGGTTGAAATCGGGCTGCTGACGCCACCACTGGGCATAGCTTGTTTCGTCATCAAGGGCGCGCTGGAGGATAAGTCCATCGGCCTGAAGACCATCTTTGTCGGGGCACTTCCCTTTGCGTTGACGATGGGGCTTGCCCTGCTCATCGTGATCCTGTTCCCAGCCCTGACGCTTTCCAACTGA
- a CDS encoding glutathione S-transferase family protein, with the protein MLTLYHAGNSVCSIKARLALEEAETEWTSAEIDLGAGEQFAPDYLRLNRAGVVPTLIDGDRVLTESSIIIDYVCSIATNTSLIPADPYEAARARHWGLRGLAMHAAVNTVSFASFGRLGLLKKSPEEREQFYAQMPDPEAATKRRDLVDNGVASPRVEGAMRTLRTMVKDIDTQLAGRPWLAGAEFSLADIAVAAYVYRSECVGLSTLWSDLPEMTEWWARLRARPAWDRTVGPWVNEALLARMDEEGRRAFDGVVADYLAA; encoded by the coding sequence ATGCTGACACTGTATCATGCGGGCAATTCGGTCTGCTCCATCAAGGCGCGGCTCGCACTCGAAGAGGCGGAGACCGAATGGACCTCCGCAGAAATCGACCTTGGCGCGGGCGAACAGTTTGCCCCCGACTATCTGCGCCTGAACCGCGCAGGCGTCGTGCCGACGCTGATCGATGGGGACCGGGTGCTGACCGAATCCAGCATCATCATCGACTATGTGTGCAGCATCGCGACCAACACATCCCTGATCCCCGCCGATCCGTATGAGGCCGCCCGGGCCCGTCATTGGGGCCTGCGCGGGCTGGCGATGCATGCTGCGGTGAACACCGTCAGCTTCGCCTCCTTCGGTCGGCTAGGTCTGCTGAAGAAATCGCCGGAGGAGCGCGAGCAGTTCTACGCCCAGATGCCCGACCCCGAAGCGGCGACGAAGCGGCGCGATCTGGTCGATAACGGCGTGGCCTCCCCGCGTGTCGAAGGTGCGATGCGCACCTTGCGCACGATGGTCAAGGATATCGACACGCAGCTTGCCGGGCGTCCTTGGCTTGCGGGGGCGGAGTTCTCGCTCGCCGATATTGCCGTCGCCGCCTATGTCTACCGCAGCGAATGCGTCGGGCTGTCGACGCTCTGGTCCGACCTGCCGGAAATGACCGAATGGTGGGCCCGCCTGCGCGCGCGTCCCGCATGGGACCGCACGGTCGGTCCGTGGGTGAACGAGGCGCTGCTGGCGCGCATGGACGAAGAAGGTCGCCGCGCCTTTGATGGTGTCGTCGCCGACTACCTCGCCGCCTGA
- a CDS encoding TRAP transporter small permease subunit, whose protein sequence is MVLTYANRICAAVGTALVVAQMLLICSDVVMRTGFSAPIAGVPELVELAIVALVFLQIPNAIATDAFIRSDGLFHTLAARHPGLGRTLDTAFSIIGAVVMAVIAYGMWFKLTGAWERNLFTGNPGIFTAPIWPALLCIVIGAGLGSLNYIARSIAAARGQTLMQPEGPNDRT, encoded by the coding sequence ATGGTCCTGACCTACGCAAACCGCATCTGCGCGGCTGTCGGAACCGCGCTCGTCGTGGCCCAGATGCTGCTGATCTGCAGCGACGTGGTCATGCGGACCGGATTTTCCGCGCCAATCGCAGGCGTGCCCGAACTGGTCGAACTGGCAATTGTCGCGCTGGTCTTCCTGCAAATTCCGAACGCCATCGCGACGGATGCCTTCATCCGCTCCGACGGGCTGTTTCACACCCTTGCCGCCCGCCATCCCGGTCTGGGCCGGACGCTCGATACCGCGTTTTCCATCATCGGCGCGGTGGTCATGGCGGTCATCGCCTATGGCATGTGGTTCAAGCTGACAGGCGCGTGGGAACGCAATCTCTTTACCGGCAATCCGGGCATCTTCACCGCGCCCATCTGGCCGGCGCTGCTGTGCATCGTGATCGGCGCCGGGCTCGGCTCACTCAACTACATTGCCCGCAGCATCGCCGCCGCGCGGGGACAGACACTCATGCAGCCGGAGGGGCCCAATGACCGGACTTGA
- a CDS encoding IclR family transcriptional regulator, translating to MTDRSPDKMPRGVGSVETGGMILKALAKHGDAIKLTDLAHLTGLSSGRLHPYLVSLRNVGLVEQTSEGSYQVGPFALEVGLVRLRRQNPVRETILRVPALSQSLELNVSVAVFTAHGPTIIYIEEHTDILHFNIRVGGVYYMTMTATGLLFSALLPKSMTAGLIEAEFASQATGSRREWFRVDRTLFATKLEQARARGYATTVDMPVPGITAVSAPVYDHTGHVQLCVAAIGPNALVDTAPDSRVISELRSFAEQLSADLGYADDLAG from the coding sequence ATGACCGACCGATCCCCCGACAAAATGCCGCGCGGTGTAGGCTCCGTCGAAACCGGCGGCATGATTCTGAAGGCGTTGGCCAAACACGGTGACGCCATCAAGCTGACCGATCTGGCGCATCTGACCGGGCTGTCTTCGGGGCGGTTGCATCCTTATCTTGTCAGTCTGCGCAATGTCGGACTGGTCGAACAGACCAGCGAGGGCAGCTATCAGGTCGGGCCCTTCGCGCTGGAGGTGGGGCTGGTGCGTCTGCGTCGGCAGAACCCGGTGCGCGAAACCATCCTGCGCGTGCCCGCTTTGTCGCAATCGCTTGAACTGAACGTGTCGGTCGCGGTGTTTACGGCCCACGGCCCCACGATCATCTACATCGAGGAACACACCGACATCCTGCATTTCAACATCCGGGTGGGCGGGGTCTATTATATGACCATGACCGCGACCGGGTTGTTGTTCTCGGCGCTGCTGCCGAAATCAATGACCGCAGGGTTGATCGAGGCCGAGTTCGCCAGTCAGGCCACCGGCAGCCGCCGCGAATGGTTCCGGGTGGACCGGACCCTGTTCGCCACCAAGCTGGAGCAAGCCCGCGCGCGCGGATACGCCACCACGGTCGACATGCCGGTGCCGGGCATCACGGCGGTGTCGGCCCCGGTTTATGACCATACCGGGCATGTGCAGCTATGCGTCGCCGCAATCGGGCCCAATGCACTGGTCGATACGGCACCTGACAGCCGGGTCATCAGCGAGCTACGCAGCTTTGCCGAACAATTGTCTGCGGATCTGGGCTATGCCGACGATCTGGCAGGTTGA
- a CDS encoding alpha/beta fold hydrolase yields MPHRDRAAALAAATPTPGFFDGFEERSAPLPDGGQIFCRIGGEGPPLLLLHGYPQTSAMWHAIAPDLARHYTVICADLRGYGRSHKPAGGGDHAAYSKRSMAQDMATLMTVLGHDRFRILAHDRGARVAHRLAADHADRVLGLAILDIAPTREMYRHTRTPFARRYWHWFWLVQPAPFPETMIGRDPDWFWLEKCDTAPAGLGPFCQQALREYLEYFNDPAAIHASCEDYRAAIGIDLAHDDADAGRKLPMPVLALWGADGAIEEFFDCVALWRERAEQVSGRALPGGHYLAEECPDAVLREVIPFLASLTDS; encoded by the coding sequence ATGCCACATCGTGACAGGGCAGCGGCGCTTGCCGCCGCGACCCCGACGCCGGGGTTTTTTGACGGGTTCGAGGAGCGTTCGGCCCCTTTGCCCGACGGGGGCCAGATCTTCTGCCGGATCGGGGGCGAGGGGCCGCCGTTGCTGCTGTTGCATGGCTATCCGCAGACCAGCGCCATGTGGCACGCGATCGCGCCCGACCTTGCCCGGCACTACACGGTGATCTGCGCCGATCTGCGCGGCTATGGGCGTTCGCACAAACCGGCGGGGGGTGGCGATCACGCGGCCTATTCCAAACGGTCAATGGCGCAGGATATGGCTACGTTGATGACGGTCCTCGGTCATGACCGGTTCCGCATTCTGGCGCATGACCGCGGTGCGCGCGTGGCGCATCGGTTGGCGGCGGATCATGCGGACAGGGTGCTGGGGCTGGCGATCCTCGACATTGCGCCGACGCGGGAGATGTATCGCCACACCCGGACCCCGTTTGCGCGCCGCTACTGGCATTGGTTCTGGCTGGTGCAGCCTGCGCCCTTTCCGGAAACCATGATCGGGCGCGACCCTGATTGGTTCTGGCTGGAGAAATGCGACACGGCTCCGGCTGGGCTGGGCCCGTTTTGCCAGCAGGCCCTGCGTGAATATCTGGAGTATTTCAACGACCCCGCCGCGATCCATGCCTCTTGCGAGGATTATCGCGCTGCCATCGGCATCGACCTTGCCCATGACGACGCCGATGCGGGGCGCAAACTGCCGATGCCGGTGTTGGCGCTATGGGGCGCCGATGGGGCCATCGAAGAATTCTTCGATTGCGTTGCCCTGTGGCGGGAACGGGCAGAACAGGTGAGCGGTCGGGCCCTGCCCGGTGGGCATTATCTGGCCGAAGAATGCCCCGATGCGGTCCTGCGCGAGGTCATCCCGTTTCTGGCCTCACTGACCGACAGTTGA
- a CDS encoding C4-dicarboxylate TRAP transporter substrate-binding protein has protein sequence MKYAAICAASALALYGSAAVAQETIRLTTVSGYPTTAAWVGKFEEIFVPEVDKRLAETGNYEIDWTYGWGGAIVAPKGELEAIESGLADIGVVQTVFHPDRLRVYDIAYSTPFVSTDIDLISATVNDLAEKYPAMQQVWEDNNQHMLTVLAAVDNYQIFLKGDYAGPESLSGLKLGGAGMNLRYVENVGATGVSSTLADFYNGIATGIFDGTMVWATAAEDFKIYEAAPTIVEIDFGGVNSMALSINQQAWDGMPDEVRTALNEAAEVYRKGLARYSMDEAAKAMENMVANGATLVEVSDEDRKVWADGMANIAGEWAGEVSAMGAPGQEILTDYIAAMRAADQPVMRDWSAQ, from the coding sequence ATGAAGTATGCTGCCATCTGCGCCGCGAGTGCGCTCGCGCTGTATGGGTCCGCTGCGGTTGCTCAGGAAACCATTCGCCTGACGACTGTTTCGGGCTACCCGACCACCGCCGCGTGGGTCGGCAAATTCGAGGAAATTTTTGTCCCCGAGGTCGACAAACGGCTTGCTGAAACCGGCAATTACGAGATCGACTGGACCTATGGCTGGGGCGGCGCAATCGTGGCGCCGAAGGGCGAACTGGAAGCCATCGAAAGCGGACTCGCCGATATCGGTGTGGTGCAGACCGTGTTCCACCCCGACCGGCTTCGCGTCTATGACATCGCCTACAGCACCCCGTTCGTGTCCACCGATATCGACCTGATTTCGGCCACCGTGAACGACCTTGCAGAGAAATACCCCGCCATGCAGCAGGTCTGGGAAGACAACAACCAGCACATGCTGACGGTGCTGGCCGCGGTCGATAACTACCAGATCTTTCTCAAAGGCGACTATGCCGGCCCCGAAAGCCTGTCTGGACTGAAGCTCGGCGGCGCGGGGATGAACCTGCGCTACGTTGAGAATGTGGGCGCGACCGGTGTTTCCTCGACGCTTGCGGATTTCTACAACGGCATCGCTACCGGCATTTTCGACGGCACGATGGTCTGGGCCACGGCCGCGGAAGATTTCAAGATCTACGAAGCCGCGCCGACCATCGTCGAAATCGATTTCGGCGGCGTGAATTCCATGGCGCTCAGCATCAACCAGCAGGCGTGGGACGGGATGCCCGATGAGGTCCGCACCGCGCTGAACGAGGCTGCCGAGGTCTACCGCAAGGGGCTGGCCCGCTATTCGATGGATGAAGCGGCCAAGGCGATGGAGAACATGGTCGCCAACGGTGCGACGCTCGTCGAAGTGTCCGACGAAGATCGCAAGGTCTGGGCCGATGGCATGGCCAACATCGCCGGGGAATGGGCCGGAGAGGTGTCCGCAATGGGCGCTCCGGGCCAAGAGATCCTCACCGATTACATCGCCGCCATGCGCGCCGCCGATCAGCCGGTGATGCGCGACTGGTCCGCGCAGTAA